Proteins from a genomic interval of Pseudomonas asplenii:
- a CDS encoding Lrp/AsnC family transcriptional regulator, with amino-acid sequence MPDSRITLDEIDRQLIAALQINARESVAMLARQLGIARTTVTSRLARLEKAKVITGYGVRLGQRVVDGGLQAYVGITVQPRSGKDVVRRLSAMAQIQQLCAVSGEFDYVAWLRSDSPEQLDQLLDQIGSVEGVEKTTTSIILSSKVDRGQPL; translated from the coding sequence GTGCCTGACAGCCGTATCACCCTCGACGAAATCGACCGACAACTGATCGCTGCTTTGCAGATCAATGCCCGCGAAAGCGTGGCGATGCTCGCTCGGCAGTTGGGCATCGCCCGCACGACGGTGACCTCGCGGCTGGCACGGCTGGAAAAGGCCAAGGTGATTACCGGTTATGGCGTTCGTCTCGGCCAGCGGGTGGTCGATGGCGGCTTGCAGGCCTATGTCGGGATCACGGTGCAGCCGCGCTCCGGCAAGGATGTGGTGCGCAGGCTCAGCGCCATGGCGCAGATCCAGCAGCTCTGTGCGGTGAGCGGGGAATTCGACTACGTGGCATGGTTGCGCAGTGATTCGCCGGAGCAACTGGATCAGTTGCTCGACCAGATCGGCAGCGTCGAGGGCGTTGAGAAGACCACAACCTCGATCATTCTCAGTAGCAAGGTGGATCGAGGCCAACCGCTCTAA